ACGCGGGGCACCCGTACCACCGTGAATAGCCCAGGGGCCGCCCCCCGCACCCGCCTTCGCGGGAATGACGGGCGCCCCTTTTCCGCATCCTCCGCGCAGGCGGAGGATCCAGCGCAACGCGTTTGAGGACCACCTGTCCGGCATGACCTTCATCTACCTCGCCTCCCAGAGCCCGCGCCGCCGGCAGTTGCTGGAGCAGCTCGGCGTGGCCCACGAGTTGCTGCTGCCCGATCCCGATGAGGACACCGAGTCCATCGAAGCCGCGTTGCCGAACGAAGCGCCGGCGCATTACGTGCGCCGCGTCACCGGGCTCAAGCTCGATGCGGCGATGCAGCGGCTGCAGCGCCGCGGCCTGCCGCCGGCGCCGGTGCTGTGCTCGGACACCACGGTGGCGCTGGGGCGCACGATCTTCGGCAAGCCGGCCGACGAGGCCGAGGCGGCCGCCATGCTGCACGAGCTCTCGGGCCGCAGCCACCGGGTGCTGACCGCGGTGGCGATCCAGCGCGGGCGCACGCGGCGCGAGGCCCTGAGCGATTCGCACGTGACGTTCTCGCGGCTGACGCCGGCGCAGATCCGCCGCTACGTGGCCAGCGGCGAACCCCTGGGCAAGGCCGGGGCCTATGCGATCCAGGGCCAGGCGTCCGCGTATATTCCCCGCATCAGCGGCAGCTACTCCGGCATCATGGGCCTGCCGATGCACGAAACCGCGATGCTGCTGCAATCCTTCGGCTTCGACCTCTAGCCCCAGCCTCCAGACCCGACCCCTCCATGCAGCAGGACATACTGATCAACTGGTCCCCGCAGGAGACGCGGGTCGCCATCATCGAGGGCGGCGCCATGCAGGAGCTGCACGTCGAGCGCACGCTCGAGCGCGGGCTGGTCGGCAACGTCTACCTGGGCAAGGTGGCGCGCGTGCTGCCGGGCATGCAGTCGGCCTTCATCGACGTCGGCATGGAGCGCGCCGCCTTCCTGCACGTGGCCGACCTGCACGGCTCGCGCCCGCACGAGGAGCCCGGCAACGGCCGCCAGGCGCAGCCGCCGGTCCCGATCGAGAAACGCGTGTTCGAGGGCCAGCCGCTGATGGTGCAGGTGATCAAGGACCCGATCGGCACCAAGGGCGCGCGCCTGTCCACCCAGATCAGCATCGCCGGCCGCCTGCTGGTGTTCCTGCCGCAGGACGACCACGTCGGCGTGTCGCAGAAGATCCCGCACGAGCAGCGCGACGCGCTGCGCGCCCGGCTGCAGGCGCTGGTGGGCACGCCGGCCACCGGGGGCGGCGGCGGCTTCATCCTGCGCACCAACGGCGAGGACGCCAGCGACGCCGAGCTGGCCGACGACATCGCCTACCTGCGCAAGACCTGGTCGCGCATCCGCGAGGCCGCCACCCGGCTGCCGGCCGGCTCGCTGCTGCACCAGGACCTGAGCCTGCTGCAGCGCGTGCTGCGCGACCTGGTGACCGAGGAGACCCAGACCATCCGCATCGACTCGCGCGAGCAGTTCGCGCTGCTGCAGGCGTTCGGGCGCGAGTTCATGCCGCAGGCGGCCGAGCGGCTGCAGCTGTACAAGGGCGAGCGCCCGATCTTCGACCTGTTCAACGTCGACGAGGAGATCACCCGCGCGCTGGGCCGCCGGGTCGACCTGAAGTCGGGCGGCTACCTGATCGTCGACCAGACCGAGGCGCTGACCACGGTGGACGTCAACACCGGCGGCTTCGTCGGGGCGCGCAACTTCGACGACACCATCTTCAAGACCAACCTGGAGGCGGCGCACGCCATAGCGCGCCAGCTGCGGCTGCGCAACCTGGGCGGGATCATCATCGTCGACTTCATCGACATGCAGCGCGAGGACCACCGCGATGCGGTGCTGGCCGAGTTCCGCAAGCAGCTCGGGCGCGACCGGGTCAAGACCATGGCCGGCGGCTTCTCGCAGCTCGGGCTGGTGGAGATGACGCGCAAGCGCACCCGCGAGTCGCTGGCCCACATGCTGTGCGAGCCCTGCGCGTCCTGCCAGGGCGCCGGCCAGGTGCGCACCGCGCGCACCGTGGCCTACGACATCCTGCGCGAGATCCTGCGCGAGGCGCGCCAGTTCAACCCGCGCGAGTACCGCATCGTCGCCTCGCCCAAGGTGGTGGAACTGTTCCTGGACGAGGAAAGCCAGCACCTGGCCGGCCTGTCGGACTTCATCGGCAAGCCGATCTCGCTGCAAAGCGAAAGCGGGATGGGGCAGGAGCAGTACGACATCGTGCTCCTCTAAGCCCCATTCGCAGGGAAGTCGCTGCGCGGCTCGCGCTGCCTGCCTCGATCGGAGGACAGCCCTACCTGAGGCGTTCGAGTGCCGCCTCGATCACCCGCTCCGGCGTGATCGCGGCCAGGCAGTCGCTGCGGCTTTGCAGGTGGTCTTCGCAGCCGGCCCGGCTGCACGGCACGCAGGGCAGGTCGGACTGCAGGATGGTGACGTTGCCGCTGGACTGCGTGAAGCCGCGCCGGTGGAAGACCACCGGCTGCTCGCCGGCAGTGGGCCACGGCCCCCAGCGTTGCGGGTTGGTCGGGCCGAAGATGGCGATCGTCGGCACGCCGGTGGCCGCCGCCAGGTGCGACACCGAGGTGTCGGGCCCGATATAGAGCGCGGCCGACCGCAGCAGCGCCACCAGCTGGTTGAAGTCGAGCCGGCCCGACAGGTCGAGCAGGGCGGGCGCCGGGGCGAGCCCGCGCAGCGGCTCGATGCAGGCCTGGTCGCGGTCGCCGGCGCTGCCGGTCAGCAGCACCTGCCGCCCGGACCCGAGCAGCGCCTGCACCACCTGCGCGTAATGCTGCGGCGCCCATTGCTTGTACGGCCACATCGAGGGCACGTGCACGACCACCGCGCCCGGCTGCAATTGCTGCAGCACGTCGGCGGGCAACGCGGCCGCCGGCGGCGGCACCACCGCCGGCGGCGGCTCGTCCGCGATCGGCCAGGGCGCCAGCAGCGCCAGCTTCTCCTGCACCGCATGCTGCGTGCTGTCGTCGCCTTCGCTCACCACGGCATGGTCGAGCAGCAGGCGCTTCCACCAGTTGCTGCCGCTGCGCGCTGGCAGCAGCCCGCTGCGCCGCGGTGCCGCCAGCCAGCCCATCAGGTGGGCCCGGTCGCTCGGCTGGGCCACCAGCGCGAGGTCGTAGCGACGCCAGAGACGGCGCACCAGCGCCTGGGTCTCGCGCCAGCCCCGGCGCGCCGGCGACTCGATCAGCCCGTGCACGTCGGGGTTGCCGCGCAGCATGCCGAGCGTGCCGGCGAAGCCGGCCACGTCGATGCGGGCCTGCGGCCAGCGCCGGCGCGCCGCCGCGATCAGCGGCGTGGTCAGTAGCACGTCGCCGATCTGGCGGGTGGCCAGCACCAGCACCCGGCGCGGCACGGTGGCGCCCAGCGGGCGGCGGGTGGCCGCCATCAGGCCGGCCAGCACGGCCGTGAACAGGTGCGCCTCGACGAAGTCGAGCAGCAGCGAGTTGAACAGCGAGCCGGCCGCGAACGCCGTCGCGGCCCCGCCGATCAAGGCGCCACCGGCGGCACCGGTGGCAACGCCCCGGCGCCACATGGCGGCCAGCCAGCCCAGGAACAGCAGCAGCGACACCGCGCCGCCCCCCAGCAGCTGCATGAAATATTCGTTGTGGGGGTTCTCGCTGTGCACCCAGTACGCGTCCAGGTAGTTGGCCCGCTCGGGGTCGTTCGCATAGCGCTCCCGGGCGGCCTGCTCCTGGACCCGGGCGT
The sequence above is a segment of the Ramlibacter tataouinensis genome. Coding sequences within it:
- a CDS encoding glycosyltransferase family 9 protein, with translation MTTTVEAASGRRTGWDIAALVALACYGFFAPFSTAGVSISGVALIGIVLLRPRWVAQATPWREPVFVVGLLLFAWIGLHTLASTGANATTVATLNRYHELVLAPILYVAMAEGRRRRAFFIAITAGLAFVAAAYWIVKLWPAAFPKLLQMSQSRRISAGFALALAAYLLLVHSREAARPWPLRALAAAFAATVLFANDGRTGHVVLVVLAAQAAWVLAPRRLRLLLALGLPVLIVGVGVLMSSAVQTRLQEASATSNLATRGADLSSTGVRLEMARLALDLTPHYALGGAGFANYARVQEQAARERYANDPERANYLDAYWVHSENPHNEYFMQLLGGGAVSLLLFLGWLAAMWRRGVATGAAGGALIGGAATAFAAGSLFNSLLLDFVEAHLFTAVLAGLMAATRRPLGATVPRRVLVLATRQIGDVLLTTPLIAAARRRWPQARIDVAGFAGTLGMLRGNPDVHGLIESPARRGWRETQALVRRLWRRYDLALVAQPSDRAHLMGWLAAPRRSGLLPARSGSNWWKRLLLDHAVVSEGDDSTQHAVQEKLALLAPWPIADEPPPAVVPPPAAALPADVLQQLQPGAVVVHVPSMWPYKQWAPQHYAQVVQALLGSGRQVLLTGSAGDRDQACIEPLRGLAPAPALLDLSGRLDFNQLVALLRSAALYIGPDTSVSHLAAATGVPTIAIFGPTNPQRWGPWPTAGEQPVVFHRRGFTQSSGNVTILQSDLPCVPCSRAGCEDHLQSRSDCLAAITPERVIEAALERLR
- a CDS encoding Maf family protein codes for the protein MTFIYLASQSPRRRQLLEQLGVAHELLLPDPDEDTESIEAALPNEAPAHYVRRVTGLKLDAAMQRLQRRGLPPAPVLCSDTTVALGRTIFGKPADEAEAAAMLHELSGRSHRVLTAVAIQRGRTRREALSDSHVTFSRLTPAQIRRYVASGEPLGKAGAYAIQGQASAYIPRISGSYSGIMGLPMHETAMLLQSFGFDL
- the rng gene encoding ribonuclease G — encoded protein: MQQDILINWSPQETRVAIIEGGAMQELHVERTLERGLVGNVYLGKVARVLPGMQSAFIDVGMERAAFLHVADLHGSRPHEEPGNGRQAQPPVPIEKRVFEGQPLMVQVIKDPIGTKGARLSTQISIAGRLLVFLPQDDHVGVSQKIPHEQRDALRARLQALVGTPATGGGGGFILRTNGEDASDAELADDIAYLRKTWSRIREAATRLPAGSLLHQDLSLLQRVLRDLVTEETQTIRIDSREQFALLQAFGREFMPQAAERLQLYKGERPIFDLFNVDEEITRALGRRVDLKSGGYLIVDQTEALTTVDVNTGGFVGARNFDDTIFKTNLEAAHAIARQLRLRNLGGIIIVDFIDMQREDHRDAVLAEFRKQLGRDRVKTMAGGFSQLGLVEMTRKRTRESLAHMLCEPCASCQGAGQVRTARTVAYDILREILREARQFNPREYRIVASPKVVELFLDEESQHLAGLSDFIGKPISLQSESGMGQEQYDIVLL